The Streptosporangiales bacterium genome window below encodes:
- a CDS encoding DNA polymerase III subunit beta, with product MKFRVERDALADAVAWTARTLPARPPVPVLAGMLLEADNGQLLLSSFDYEVSARVSVDIEVDEPGRALVSGRLLAEITKSLPSRPVEVGTDGSRVILTCGSARFGLLTLPVEDYPALPDMPTASGVIPSEAFAGAVGQVAVAAGRDDTLPVLTGVRLEISGDSLTFAATDRYRLAVREIAWQPESPGAEATALVPARTLADTAKALTAGDKVSMALSSGDAGEGLVGFESSRRRTTTRLIEGDFPQYRSLLPSESATVAKVDTAALVDALRRVALVADRNSAIRLGFSGGELLLEAGSGDEAQAAESLDCAIEGDDVKIAFNPGYLLDGLGVLDAPVAIMSFTTSKKPVVITPGAREGETASEVDYRYLLMPMRLPE from the coding sequence GTGAAGTTCCGGGTCGAGCGGGATGCGCTGGCCGACGCAGTGGCATGGACCGCACGCACACTGCCGGCGCGGCCCCCGGTGCCGGTGCTCGCCGGCATGCTGCTCGAAGCCGACAACGGGCAGCTGCTGCTGTCCAGCTTTGACTACGAGGTGTCGGCGCGAGTCTCCGTCGACATCGAGGTCGACGAGCCGGGCCGCGCGCTGGTCTCCGGCCGGTTGCTCGCGGAGATCACCAAGAGCCTGCCCAGCCGCCCGGTAGAGGTCGGCACCGACGGCTCGCGCGTCATCCTGACCTGCGGTTCCGCACGGTTCGGGCTGCTGACGCTGCCGGTCGAGGACTATCCCGCGCTCCCGGACATGCCCACCGCGTCCGGTGTCATCCCCAGCGAGGCCTTCGCCGGCGCCGTCGGCCAGGTGGCCGTCGCCGCCGGCCGCGACGACACGCTGCCGGTGCTCACCGGGGTGCGCCTGGAGATCTCCGGTGACAGCCTCACGTTCGCGGCCACCGACAGGTACCGGCTCGCCGTACGCGAGATCGCCTGGCAGCCGGAGAGCCCGGGGGCGGAAGCCACCGCGCTGGTTCCCGCGCGGACGCTCGCCGACACGGCGAAGGCGCTGACCGCAGGCGACAAGGTTTCGATGGCGCTGTCCTCGGGCGACGCCGGGGAGGGCCTGGTCGGGTTCGAGTCGTCGCGTCGTCGCACCACCACCCGGTTGATCGAGGGTGACTTCCCGCAATACCGGTCGTTGCTGCCGTCCGAGTCCGCCACGGTGGCCAAGGTCGACACCGCGGCGCTGGTCGACGCGCTGCGCCGGGTCGCGCTCGTCGCCGACCGGAACTCCGCCATCCGGCTCGGCTTCAGCGGCGGCGAGCTGCTGCTCGAGGCCGGCAGCGGCGACGAGGCGCAGGCCGCGGAGTCCCTCGACTGCGCGATCGAGGGCGACGACGTAAAGATCGCGTTCAACCCGGGCTACCTGCTCGACGGGCTTGGTGTGCTCGACGCGCCGGTGGCGATCATGTCGTTCACCACGTCGAAGAAGCCGGTGGTTATCACCCCGGGCGCGCGGGAAGGCGAGACGGCCAGCGAGGTCGACTACCGCTACCTGCTGATGCCGATGCGGCTGCCCGAGTAG
- the gnd gene encoding decarboxylating 6-phosphogluconate dehydrogenase — protein sequence MELGMIGLGRMGANMAERVRRAGHTVIGYDVDADSNRDVASLAELVQALSPPRAVWVMVPVKFVPVTVAELGELLEPGDLVVDGGNSRWSDDAGTAAALDEGGIGFVDCGVSGGVWGLENGYALMCGGTDDDIARLRPIFDALTPPGDDAGFVHAGPVGAGHFAKMVHNGIEYGMMQALAEGYELLTAADIVTDPDECVRSWRDGTVIRSWLLDLLARSFDDAPGLTKIEDYAEDSGEGRWTVEAAIDNAVPISTISAALFARFASRQQESVAMKAVAAMRNQFGGHSVRRADGTD from the coding sequence ATGGAGCTCGGCATGATCGGGCTGGGCCGGATGGGCGCGAACATGGCCGAACGCGTCCGCCGTGCCGGCCACACGGTGATCGGCTACGACGTCGACGCCGACAGCAACCGCGATGTCGCGTCGTTGGCGGAGCTGGTGCAGGCGCTGTCGCCACCCCGCGCGGTCTGGGTGATGGTGCCGGTGAAGTTCGTGCCCGTGACGGTCGCCGAGCTCGGTGAGCTGCTCGAGCCGGGCGACCTGGTCGTCGACGGCGGCAACTCGCGCTGGTCCGACGACGCCGGCACCGCCGCGGCGCTCGACGAAGGCGGCATCGGGTTCGTCGACTGCGGTGTATCCGGCGGTGTCTGGGGGCTGGAGAACGGCTACGCCCTGATGTGCGGCGGCACCGACGACGACATCGCGCGCCTGCGGCCCATCTTCGACGCGCTCACCCCGCCAGGCGACGACGCCGGTTTCGTGCACGCCGGGCCGGTCGGTGCCGGACACTTCGCGAAGATGGTCCACAACGGCATCGAGTACGGCATGATGCAGGCGCTCGCCGAGGGGTACGAGCTGCTCACCGCGGCCGACATCGTCACCGACCCGGACGAGTGCGTACGCAGCTGGCGCGACGGCACGGTGATCCGGTCCTGGCTGCTCGACCTGCTGGCCCGTTCCTTCGACGACGCCCCCGGGCTGACGAAGATCGAGGACTACGCAGAAGACTCCGGCGAGGGCCGCTGGACGGTGGAGGCGGCGATCGACAACGCCGTGCCGATCTCCACCATCTCCGCCGCGCTGTTCGCACGGTTCGCGTCCAGGCAGCAGGAATCCGTTGCCATGAAAGCGGTTGCGGCGATGCGCAACCAGTTCGGCGGGCACTCGGTCCGCCGAGCCGACGGCACGGATTGA